A single genomic interval of Litoribacterium kuwaitense harbors:
- a CDS encoding transposase — protein sequence ASSRMIKKDFPQVRKKLWKEMFWSRSFCLLTTGGSPINVVKKYIESQGLK from the coding sequence GCAAGTTCTCGAATGATTAAAAAGGACTTTCCACAAGTAAGAAAAAAATTATGGAAAGAAATGTTTTGGTCAAGAAGTTTTTGTCTACTAACGACTGGTGGCTCTCCCATCAACGTAGTTAAAAAGTATATCGAAAGTCAAGGTCTAAAGTGA
- a CDS encoding helix-turn-helix domain-containing protein has protein sequence MLVNKAYKFRIYPNKEQEILIAKTIGCSRFVYNHFLARWNDTYKETGKGLTYNSCSAELTQLKKEFVWLKEVDSVAIQSSLKNLADSYSRF, from the coding sequence ATGTTGGTCAACAAAGCATACAAATTCCGTATCTACCCAAACAAAGAACAAGAAATCTTAATCGCAAAGACGATTGGTTGTTCTCGTTTCGTATATAATCACTTTTTAGCACGTTGGAACGATACATATAAGGAAACAGGCAAAGGACTCACTTACAATTCATGTTCTGCCGAATTAACGCAGCTAAAAAAAGAATTCGTATGGTTAAAAGAAGTCGACAGCGTTGCTATTCAATCCTCACTTAAAAACCTTGCGGATTCGTATTCACGATTTT